The genomic DNA GCGGCGCACCCTGCGGGCCGCGGCGGCCGCGGCCGCCGGCTGGGCGGTGCTGCTCTTCCCGCTGCTGGAGACCGGGCGGACCGGCTGGGCGGCGCTCGCCCTGATCGGGTCGATGGCGGTGCTCGGGGCCCTCTTCGGGCCGATCGCCGCGTACCTGCCGGAGCTGTTCCCCACCCCCGTGCGGTACACCGGCGCGGCGCTCGCCTACAACCTCGGCGGCGTGGTCGGCGGAGCGACCGCGCCGATCGCCGCCACCCGGCTCACCGCGCACTACGGCACCGCCCAGCCGGTCGGCTGGTACCTCGCCGCCCTGGGCCTGGTCTCGCTGGCCTGCCTCGCCGCGCTGCCCGAGACCCGGGGCGGCGACCTCGCCGTGCGCGGCGGTGCCGCGACGATTTCCCAACCGGCTCGCTGACCATGTAATGTCTTCCTCGTTGCGACGGGCAGGAAAGACGGAAGCCCGGAGCCGGCCCCTATAGCTCAGTCGGTAGAGCGTCTCCATGGTAAGGAGAAGGTCTGCGGTTCGATTCCGCATGGGGGCTCAGAGGATCGAAGGCCCCCCGCCACCGGCGGGGGGCCTTCGTGCTGTCCGGGCTCTGGCGAGAGCGGTGGGGATGCGCTGTGATGGTGCGTCAGCCGGTCGCGGAGCCGGGGACGGGGGTGCTGGGCGTTGAGTGCGCGACTCGTGGTGGTGGACGACCACCGGCTGCTCGCCGAGGCGTTGGCGGCCGCGCTGCAGCAGCGCGGCCACCGGGTGCTGGCGGTGGGCGCGCCGTCGGGCGCGGCGGTGGAGCTGATGGCCGGCCGCCGGCCGGACGTCTGCCTCTTCGGGGTCGGCGGGCACCCGCCGGACCAGGACCCGTACGCGCCGCTGCGGCGGCTGCGCCGGGAGCGGCCGGAGGTCGCGGTGGTGGTGCTCGGCCCGCTCGGGGTGCCGGGCCGGGTGGCCGGCGCGTTCGCGGCCGGGGCCTCCGGCTACGTCCGGGGCGACGAGCGGATCGACCTGGTGGACCGGGCGATCGGCCGGGTCCGGGCCGGGGAGGCGGCGGTCGCGGTGGACGTGCTGCGGACGGCGTTCGAGCACCTGCTGTGGCCGGCGGCGGAGCCGGACGACGAGGCGCTGCGGCTGCTGCGGGTGCTGACCCGGCGGGAGGTGCAGGTGCTGGTGCGGATCGCCGAGGGCGAGGACACCGCGGCGATCGCCGCCGGGATGGCGATCGCGTCGAGCACCGCGCGCACCCACGTGCAGCGGGTCCTGATGAAGCTGGGCGCCCGCTCCCGCCTGGAGGCGGCGGCGGTGGCCGCCCGCACCGGCCTGCTGGACCGCCTGCGCTAGCCGCTCCGTCCCCGTGGGGTCGGGGACGCGGCCGGCGGGGCCCAGCCGCCGGCGTAGGCGGTCGGGGGGACGCCGAGGGTGGCGGTGAAGTCGCGGGTGAGGTGGGCCTGGTCGCTGTAGCCGAGTTCGTGGGCGAGGGCGGCCCAGTCGACGGCGGTGCCGGTCTCGGCGCGTTCGATCGCCTCGTGGATCCGGTGCCGCAGGATCACCCACTTCGGGCCGACGCCGACCTGCCGGGCGAACAGCCGCTGCAGGGCGCGGACCGACAGTCCGGCGTCCGCCGCGAGGTCGGCGACCCGGCGCAGGGTCCGGTCGGTGCGGATCCGCTCGGCGAGGGCGACGGCCAGGTCGGTGTCCGGGTCCGGTTCGGGCCGCAGGCCCAGCAGCAGGGCGTCCAGCGCGGCGACCCGGTCGTCCTCGTCCGCGGGCCCGGTGACGGTGGCGGCGGGCGGGGTGCCGGGCAGCGCCTCGGGCAGCGGGACGCGCCGTCCGGTCCAGTGGGAGACCGGGTGGTCGCGGGCGAACGGGCCGAAGCCGCCGGGCCGGAACTGGACGCCGCAGACCCGGCCGGTGCCGGCCAGCCGCTGCCGGAAGACGCCGGGGGCGATCCCGGTGAGCTCGCCGTGCGCGGGAGCGTCGCCGTACCGCTGGAGCACCAGGTTGACCGAGGGGTGGGGCAGCACCCGGGTGGTGTACGGCCGGGGGAGGTCCCAGTCGATCAGCCAGTAGTGCTCGACGTACCGGCGCAGCGGCTCGGCGGCCTCGCGGCGGCGGAAGCGGACCAGGGAGAGCAGCCCGGCGGCGTCGAGGATGCCGCGGGTGTCCCGCCTGGGTGCCATGGCCCGATCGTACTGTCGCGTTTCTTCAAGCCCCGGGGCCGGCGCGCTGCCTAGCGTGGCCGGTATGACGACGATGATCGGCGGGTTGATCGACGGGGCGCTGCGGCAGGCGGCCCCGGTGGTGCGCGGGGTGGCGGAGGAGCAGCTGGAGCTGCCGACGCCGTGCGGCGACTACACGGTGCGGGAGCTGCTCGGGCACCTGATGCAGGTGGTGGTCAACTTCCAGGAGTTGGCCGAGAAGCGGCCGGTGGACTGGGCCGAGGACCGGGACTGGCTGGCGGGGGACTGGCGGGAGCGGTTCGTGCGGGAGGGCGAGCGGCTGGCGGCGGCGTGGTCGCGGCCGGCCGCGGTCGAGGGGGTGACCGGCGGGATGGGGATGCCGGCGGACCGGGTCGGCGGGATGGTGCTGCTCGACCTGACGGTGCACGTCTGGGACCTGGCGGCGGCGCTCGGGGTGGCGTTCGCCCCGGATCCGGCGGCGGTCGGGCACCTGGTGCCGCTGACGGCGGAGCTGGCGCCGACCGGCCGGGAGATGGGGATGTTCGCGGAGGCCGTCCCGACCGGGCCGGACGCCCCGCCGTTCGAGCGGTTGATCGCGCTGACCGGCCGCGACCCGGGCTGGCGCCGGAACTGACCGCCCCGCGCGGACCCACCGGCGCCCGGCCGTCCTCCGGGAGCGCGGCCATGTCCGGGAGTGTTGACTAATGTGTGGGTGTGTTTGAAACTGTCGGACATGAAGAGGACCGTGACCAAGCTCGCGGACGGCCGCGAACTCATCTACTTCGACAGTGACGAGTCCGCCGTCCGCGACTCCGCCGACCTGCGCCCGCTGGAGCCCACCGCGAGCCTGTCCGAGATCCGCCGGGACCCGGCGACCGGCGACCGGGTCACGGTGGCCGCCCACCGCCAGGGCCGCACCTACCACCCGCCGGCCGACGAGTGCCCGCTCTGCCCGTCGGCCGACGGCCGGCTCAGCGAGATCCCGGCCGACGCGTACGACGTGGCGGTGTTCGAGAACCGCTTCCCCTCGCTCGCGCCCGGCGCCCCGGCCCCGGCGGGGGACGGCGACCCGCTGCACGTGATCGCGGCCGGTGCCGGGCGCTGCGAGGTGGTCTGCTTCACCGCCGACCACGGCGCCTCCTTCGCCGACCTCACCCCGGCCAAGGCCCGCCTGGTGCTGGACGCGTGGACCGACCGGACGGCCGAGCTCTCCGCGCTGCCCGGCGTCGAGCAGGTCTACGCCTTCGAGAACCGGGGCGCCGAGATCGGCGTCACCCTGGCCCACCCGCACGGCCAGATCTACGCCTTCCCGTTCACCACCCCGCGCACCGCGAAGATGATCGCCGCCGCCGCCGAGCACCGGCGGCGGACCGGCGGCAACCTCTTCGAGGACCTGCTCGCCGCCGAGCGCCGCGACCCCGTCCGGGTGGTCCTGGCGGGCGAGCACTGGACGGCCTTCGTGCCCTTCGCCGCCCGCTGGCCGTACGAGGTCCACCTCTACCCCAACCGCCGGGTGGCCGACCTGACCGGCCTGAACGAGGCCGAGCGGGCCGAGTTCCCCGAGGTCTACCTGGAACTTCTCCGCCGCTTTGACCGGCTCTTCACGGAGCCGGGGGACAATACTTCCGTCGCCCCGACGCCGTACATCGCCGCATGGCACCAGGCACCCACCCTCCACGGCGAGGAACTGGCCCTGCACCTGGAGCTGTTCACGATCCGGCGGACGGTCGGCAAGCTGAAGTTCCTGGCCGGCGTGGAGTCCGGCATGGACGCGTTCGTCAACGATGTGTCGCCGGAGGCGGCGGCACAGCGCCTGCGGGAGGTTGCATCATGAGCAAGTACCTGGTCACCGGCGGTGCCGGCTACGTCGGCAGCGTCGTCGCCGCCCACCTGCTCGAGGCGGGGCACCAGGTCACCGTGCTCGACGACCTGTCGACCGGCTTCCTGGAGGGCGTCCCGGCCGGCGCCGAGTTCGTCCGCGGCCGGATCCAGGACGCCGCCGAGGTCCTCGACTCCTCCTACGAGGCGGTGCTGCACTTCGCCGCCTCCTCGCAGGTCGGCGAGTCGGTCGCCGACCCGGAGAAGTACTGGCGCAACAACGTGGCCGGCTCGCTCGAGCTGATCTCCGCGATGCGCAAGGCCGGCGTCCGCAAGCTGGTGTTCTCCTCCACCGCCGCCACCTACGGCGAGCCGGAGGAGGTCCCGATCGCGGAGACCGCGCGCACCGCGCCGACCAACACCTACGGCGCCACCAAGCTGGCCGTCGACCACCTGATCACCAGCGAGGCCGTCGCGCACGGCCTGGCCGCCGTCTCGCTGCGCTACTTCAACGTGGCCGGCGCGTAC from Kitasatospora terrestris includes the following:
- the galT gene encoding galactose-1-phosphate uridylyltransferase: MKRTVTKLADGRELIYFDSDESAVRDSADLRPLEPTASLSEIRRDPATGDRVTVAAHRQGRTYHPPADECPLCPSADGRLSEIPADAYDVAVFENRFPSLAPGAPAPAGDGDPLHVIAAGAGRCEVVCFTADHGASFADLTPAKARLVLDAWTDRTAELSALPGVEQVYAFENRGAEIGVTLAHPHGQIYAFPFTTPRTAKMIAAAAEHRRRTGGNLFEDLLAAERRDPVRVVLAGEHWTAFVPFAARWPYEVHLYPNRRVADLTGLNEAERAEFPEVYLELLRRFDRLFTEPGDNTSVAPTPYIAAWHQAPTLHGEELALHLELFTIRRTVGKLKFLAGVESGMDAFVNDVSPEAAAQRLREVAS
- the galE gene encoding UDP-glucose 4-epimerase GalE — its product is MSKYLVTGGAGYVGSVVAAHLLEAGHQVTVLDDLSTGFLEGVPAGAEFVRGRIQDAAEVLDSSYEAVLHFAASSQVGESVADPEKYWRNNVAGSLELISAMRKAGVRKLVFSSTAATYGEPEEVPIAETARTAPTNTYGATKLAVDHLITSEAVAHGLAAVSLRYFNVAGAYKTWGERHEPESHLIPLVFQAALGQRPHIAVYGDDYPTPDGTCVRDYIHVADLAEAHLLALKAAKPGEHLICNLGNGSGFSVREVIESVKRVTGREIPVVVSERRPGDPAVLVASAARAHQALGWQPSRPSLDDIVADAWNFTLEHRA
- a CDS encoding LuxR C-terminal-related transcriptional regulator; translated protein: MSARLVVVDDHRLLAEALAAALQQRGHRVLAVGAPSGAAVELMAGRRPDVCLFGVGGHPPDQDPYAPLRRLRRERPEVAVVVLGPLGVPGRVAGAFAAGASGYVRGDERIDLVDRAIGRVRAGEAAVAVDVLRTAFEHLLWPAAEPDDEALRLLRVLTRREVQVLVRIAEGEDTAAIAAGMAIASSTARTHVQRVLMKLGARSRLEAAAVAARTGLLDRLR
- a CDS encoding helix-turn-helix domain-containing protein, translated to MAPRRDTRGILDAAGLLSLVRFRRREAAEPLRRYVEHYWLIDWDLPRPYTTRVLPHPSVNLVLQRYGDAPAHGELTGIAPGVFRQRLAGTGRVCGVQFRPGGFGPFARDHPVSHWTGRRVPLPEALPGTPPAATVTGPADEDDRVAALDALLLGLRPEPDPDTDLAVALAERIRTDRTLRRVADLAADAGLSVRALQRLFARQVGVGPKWVILRHRIHEAIERAETGTAVDWAALAHELGYSDQAHLTRDFTATLGVPPTAYAGGWAPPAASPTPRGRSG
- a CDS encoding TIGR03086 family metal-binding protein, which codes for MTTMIGGLIDGALRQAAPVVRGVAEEQLELPTPCGDYTVRELLGHLMQVVVNFQELAEKRPVDWAEDRDWLAGDWRERFVREGERLAAAWSRPAAVEGVTGGMGMPADRVGGMVLLDLTVHVWDLAAALGVAFAPDPAAVGHLVPLTAELAPTGREMGMFAEAVPTGPDAPPFERLIALTGRDPGWRRN